A single window of Haemorhous mexicanus isolate bHaeMex1 chromosome 28, bHaeMex1.pri, whole genome shotgun sequence DNA harbors:
- the NKIRAS2 gene encoding NF-kappa-B inhibitor-interacting Ras-like protein 2 isoform X1, with protein sequence MGKSCKVVVCGQASVGKTSILEQLLYGNHVVGSEMIETQEDIYVGSIETDRGVREQVRFYDTRGLRDGLELPKHCFSCTDGYVLVYSTDSKESFKRVELLKKEIDKSKDKKEVTIVVLGNKCDLQEQRRVDHDAAQHWAKGEKVKLWEVSVADRRTLIEPFIYLASKMTQPQSKSAFPLSRKNKGSGSMDG encoded by the exons ATGGGCAAGAGCTGCAAGGTGGTGGTGTGCGGGCAGGCCTCGGTGGGGAAAACCtccatcctggagcagctgctctaCGGGAACCATGTGGTCG GTTCGGAGATGATCGAGACCCAGGAGGACATTTATGTGGGCTCCATCGAGACCGACCGCGGCGTGAGGGAGCAGGTGCGCTTCTACGACAcgcgggggctgcgggacgggctggagctgcccaagCACTGCTTCTCCTGCACCGACGGCTACGTGCTGGTCTACAGCACCGACAGCAAGGAGTCCTTCAAGCGTGTCGAGCTGCTCAAGAAGGAGATCGACAAGTCCAAGGACAAGAAGGAG GTCACCATTGTGGTTTTGGGCAACAAGTGTGACCTGCAGGAGCAGCGGCGGGTGGACCACGatgcagcccagcactgggccAAGGGAGAGAAGGTGAAGCTGTGGGAGGTGTCCGTGGCTGACCGGCGCACGCTGATTGAGCCCTTCATCTACCTGGCCAGCAAgatgacacagccacagagcaAGTCTGCCTTTCCCCTGAGCCGCAAGAACAAGGGCAGTGGGTCCATGGATGGATGA
- the NKIRAS2 gene encoding NF-kappa-B inhibitor-interacting Ras-like protein 2 isoform X2: protein MGKSCKVVVCGQASVGKTSILEQLLYGNHVVGSEMIETQEDIYVGSIETDRGVREQVPRSPSSVSSCSRRRSTSPRTRRRSPLWFWATSVTCRSSGGWTTMQPSTGPRERR from the exons ATGGGCAAGAGCTGCAAGGTGGTGGTGTGCGGGCAGGCCTCGGTGGGGAAAACCtccatcctggagcagctgctctaCGGGAACCATGTGGTCG GTTCGGAGATGATCGAGACCCAGGAGGACATTTATGTGGGCTCCATCGAGACCGACCGCGGCGTGAGGGAGCAGGTGC CAAGGAGTCCTTCAAGCGTGTCGAGCTGCTCAAGAAGGAGATCGACAAGTCCAAGGACAAGAAGGAG GTCACCATTGTGGTTTTGGGCAACAAGTGTGACCTGCAGGAGCAGCGGCGGGTGGACCACGatgcagcccagcactgggccAAGGGAGAGAAGGTGA
- the DNAJC7 gene encoding LOW QUALITY PROTEIN: dnaJ homolog subfamily C member 7 (The sequence of the model RefSeq protein was modified relative to this genomic sequence to represent the inferred CDS: inserted 2 bases in 1 codon) translates to MPPPRSSAGAPWRSGLAPPYRRRSRPFRPSPRXPPRSGPAPRGKMAAAAAAEAECDVVMAAPDGPGETDSDEEARREAEAFKEQGNAYYAKKDYNEAFNYYTKAIDTCPNNASYYGNRAATLMMLGRFREALEDAQQSVRLDDSFVRGHLREGKCHLSLGNAMAASRCFQRVLELDHKNTQAQQELKNATTVLEYEKIAEVDFEKRDFRKVVFCMDRALEFAPACHRFKILKAECLALLGRYPEAQSVASDILRMDSTNADALYVRGLCLYYEDCIEKAVQFFVQALRMAPDHEKACLACRNAKALKAKKEDGNKAFKKGNYKLAYELYTEALGIDPNNIKTNAKLYCNRGTVNSKLRKLEEAIDDCTNAVKLDDTYVKAYLRRAQCYMDTEQYEDAVRDYEKVYQTEKTKEHKQLLKNAQVELKKSKRKDYYKILGVNKNASEDEIKKAYRKRALMHHPDRHSGASAEVQKEEEKKFKEVGEAFTILSDPKKKARYDSGQDLEEDGLNMGEFDPNNIFKAFFSGPGGFSFEASGPGNFFFQFG, encoded by the exons ATGCCGCCGCCGCGCTCCTCCGCGGGCGCCCCCTGGCGGTCGGGCCTCGCCCCGCCCTACCGGCGGAGATCCCGCCCGTTCCGGCCctcgccccg cccgccccggtccggcccagccccgcgcggtaagatggcggcggcggcggcggctgagGCCGAGTGCGATGTGGTCATGGCGGCGCCCGACGGGCCCGGCGAGACCGACAGCGACGAGGAGGCGCGCAG AGAAGCAGAAGCATTcaaggagcagggaaatgcaTACTATGCCAAGAAAGATTACAACGAAGCGTTCAACTACTACACAAAAGCCATAG ATACGTGTCCCAATAATGCCAGTTATTATGGGAACAGAGCTGCCACGCTCATGATGCTGGGGAGGTTCCGAGAAGCACTGGAGGATGCTCAGCAGTCAGTCAGGTTGGACGACAGCTTTGTACGG ggcCATCTCCGGGAAGGGAAGTGCCACCTTTCCCTAGGGAATGCCATGGCTGCCAGCCGCTGCTTTCAACGAGTTTTAGAACTGGATCATAAAAAtacccaggcacagcaggag CTGAAGAATGCCACGACTGTGCTTGAGTATGAAAAAATAGCTGAAGTGGATTTTGAGAAACGGGATTTCAGGAAG GTTGTGTTTTGCATGGATCGTGCTTTGGAGTTCGCTCCCGCCTGTCACCGCTTCAAAATCCTCAAGGCTGAgtgcttggcactgctgggccggTATCCCGAGGCACAGTCTGTGGCCAG TGATATCCTGAGGATGGACTCCACCAACGCCGACGCGCTGTACGTGCGCGGGCTGTGCCTGTACTACGAGGACTGCATCGAGAAGGCCGTGCAGTTCTTTGTGCAGGCCCTCAGGATGGCCCCTGACCATGAGAAGGCCTGTCTTGCCTGCAGG AATGCCAAAGCACTTAAAGCGAAGAAGGAAGATGGGAATAAAGCATTCAAGAAAGGCAACTACAAGCTAGCTTATGAACTGTACACAGAGGCACTAGGAATAGACCCAAATAATATCAAAACAAATGCCAAACTCTACTGCAACAGAGGGACGGTTAATTCAAAG CTTAGGAAACTGGAAGAAGCAATCGACGACTGCACGAACGCGGTGAAGCTGGATGACACCTATGTCAAAGCCTACCTGAGGAGGGCACAGTG TTACATGGACACAGAGCAATATGAAGATGCTGTAAGAGACTATGAGAAGGTTTATcagacagagaaaacaaaag AACACAAGCAGCTCCTAAAGAATGCACAGGTGGAACTGAAAAAGAGCAAACGGAAAGACTACTACAAAATCCTGGGGGTGAACAAAAACGCCTCTGAAGATGAGATCAAGAAAGCTTACAGGAAAAGAGCACTAATGCACCATCCAG ACAGACACAGTGGAGCAAGTGCAGAAGtacagaaggaagaagagaagaaatttaAGGAGGTTGGTGAAGCCTTTACCATCCTGTCAGATCCCAAGAAGAAGGCTCGCTATGACAGTGGGCAGGACTTGGAAGAGGATGGATTAAACATGGGAG AATTTGATCCAAATAACATCTTCAAGGCCTTCTTCAGCGGGCCAGGGGGCTTCAGCTTCGAAG cttctgGGCctggaaatttctttttccagtttggctaa